One segment of Salvelinus fontinalis isolate EN_2023a chromosome 12, ASM2944872v1, whole genome shotgun sequence DNA contains the following:
- the LOC129867371 gene encoding uncharacterized protein LOC129867371: MRPTLRKVVLIALLGRDQPRRKRRSVWVQRWLKSRKQAGEFHRLIQELRLFGEEFRSYFRLDRSQFDHLLQMVGARIARMDTNYRESISPVERLAICLRFLATGDSYRTIGFSFRVGRSTVAGIVPSEAQAIWDCLVGEYMPVPKEEDWRAIAAEFLERWNFPNCLGSIDGKHVVIQAPPCSGSQFYNYKGTYSDVLLAVVDAIYCFRVVDVGAYGKGSDGGTLRDSAFGQALQDGTLDIPPPASLPGAEDLGPVPHIFVGDEAFPLRPNLMRPYAGRQLPLPKPVRIFNKRLSRARLVVECAFGILAARWRMYRRVLGLSPSNVDACVKATCVLHNYLRRSFQEPLRMEMGTPNGHLPDVTRAGANNAPRQALQVREKLTTYFSSPAGEVPWQYAVE, from the exons atgagaccaacgtTGAGGAAGGTGGTCTTGATCGCGCTGTTGGGCCGGGACCAGCCCCGCCGAAAGCGCAGGTCTGTGTGGGTTCAGAGATGGTTAAAGTCCCGAAAGCAGGCAGGGGAGTTCCACCGTCTAATTCAAGAGCTTCGACTGTTTGGAGAGGAATTCCGAAGTTACTTTCGTCTGGACCGAAGCCAGTTCGATCACCTACTCCAGATGGTTGGAGCCAGGATCGCCCGGATGGATACCAACTACCGGGAGTCCATCAGCCCAGTTGAACGCCTGGCGATTTGTCTCCG attcttggcGACAGGGGACTCCTACAGGACCATAGGATTCAGCTTCCGAGTTGGACGGTCCACGGTGGCAGGCATTGTCCCCTCTGAGGCACAAGCCATTTGGGACTGTCTGGTTGGTGAATACATGCCTGTCCCCAAGGAGGAAGACTGGAGAGCCATCGCTGCCGAGTTCCTGGAGAGGTGGAATTTCCCCAACTGTCTCGGCTCCATTGACGGGAAACATGTAGTAATCCAGGCTCCACCGTGCTCAGGTTCGCAATTCTACAACTACAAGGGTACATATTCAGATGTACTCTTGGCTGTAGTAGATGCCATCTACTGTTTCCGTGTTGTCGATGTTGGTGCTTACGGCAAGGGAAGTGATGGCGGGACCCTCCGGGACTCTGCCTTTGGCCAGGCACTTCAGGATGGCACCCTGGATATTCCACCACCTGCATCACTCCCTGGGGCTGAAGACCTGGGACCTGTTCCCCACATCTTCGTCGGCGATGAGGCCTTCCCTTTAAGACCCAACCTCATGAGGCCCTACGCTGGACGCCAGCTGCCATTGCCAAAGCCTGTAAGGATCTTTAACAAACGACTGTCCAGGGCAAGGTTAGTTGTTGAATGCGCCTTTGGGATTCTGGCAGCCCGATGGAGAATGTATCGGAGAGTGCTTGGTCTCAGCCCCTCAAATGTCGATGCCTGCGTGAAGGCCACATGTGTTCTCCACAACTACCTGCGGAGGTCATTCCAGGAGCCGCTCCGGATGGAGATGGGCACGCCAAATGGTCACCTTCCTGATGTCACCAGGGCAGGTGCCAACAACGCCCCCAGACAGGCACTCCAGGTGAGGGAGAAGCTAACCACCTACTTCTCATCGCCAGCAGGTGAAGTCCCATGGCAGTATGCCGTGGAGTGA